TCACCCAAACATCCTCTGTTTTAGAAACAGCAGGTGCCATTTGATAAATTAGAGTCTTTGATTCAGCACCATTTGCAGCACCTGAGGAAGTGGTCTGAGAGGTACTATTTGTGGgagaaatctcattttcttttatttttctccatgttcCTTTTGTGGATACTTGGTTTTCCTTAGTTTGTTTGGTTCCTGAAATCGAGTTCACGTGTTTTTCATCCTCACTTTTTGCTTTTTCACTGGATTCCGATGAAGCAGAAAGAATGGAGGATGAACTTCCAGTTCTTCTCCAAGTGCTTACTCGAGGAAGGGATGACGAGTGCTTGCTGTGCTCCCGTTTCCAGGTTCCTGACCTATTAATTGGAAGTCTCGAAGGACTTTCAGAATGGGAGCGTGCAATATCATGGCGCTTTGCTGGTCTTCCGTCATTGTACTCTATGGTGGGACTGAGATTAGGTGGGAGTTTGCGCCACCCACCAGACTGAATGGACGGATGTGCGGACAGAGACATATCAGGAAGGGAAGGGCTTAAAACTGGAGTCTGTGCCTGGGACCTAGTGGGAGAATCTGGTctagaagatggagagagagattcAAATGAAGCAGATTCCTCCAATTTTCTCCTTAGAGTTGGGCTTGGAGCTTCTTTGATGAAAGTTGACTGGCGTACTAATACAGGTCTCTCTGACCTATCAGATTCACTTCCACTCGATTTAGTTGAAGACATTCTAGAAAGTTCCACCTTTTTGTTGGATCCATTGCTATTACTCATCTGATTCAGTCCTTTGGAGGCAGACTCACTTCTTGGGATACTACTGCCATTCTTGGATAAACCCGTTTGTTTGCTAAGGTTCTGCTGACTCATCTGTCTGCCTGGAGACGTATAGGACATCTTCCCAGACCCCGAGGACTTGGTCGACGCAGTACTAGGGGATGAAGTCCTTGGCAACTGAGATAATTTGTTAGGAGGACTTATTCCATTCCTACCAGGAGAAATGGAGTTCCGCCCTGGAGACTGCATGGGTCTACTTAATGGCTGTTGGGCAGGTCTCGAAGGAGTGGAATCTCTCGATCCTGATCTAGATGGCCCTTTATTTGCCCCAGCTGGCTGGGGGGCCGGCCTGGTCACAGGGCTTAATTCTGACTTCACGGATGGCTTGGTTCCTCTAGGAGAAGTGGTGGCTGTCTGACCCTCACTGGGACTTTTGGAGGCTGGAGTTTTAAGGGGTGGGCCTTTTTTAGAAACCGGACTTGTACTTGAAGAGCTGTTTCGAACTCCTGGAATATGAATCATTGTCCTGCCTCGAGAGATCGAAGGCATGTTTGCTTGAAGGGGCTGTTTCATTTGGCTTAAAACCTCCGAATTAGATCGAATTTTTCCAGTAATTAaacttttataaacttttttgcctcctttgattcctttattttcagATTCTATCTTTTTAGTTTCCAATGTACTCTTCTCCCCGGGTTTTAGAATTCGTGGGCCCTTATTACTTGTAAAGGGTTTTTCCTCTTGGTCGGGTGTAAGATGAAATGGTGACCCCAGACTGATTCCCGATTTCAGTGAAAGGATGGAATCTGAGTCGGATGAAGCTTGTCTAGACAAACAGGCAGCAGCGGCGGCTTGATGTAAACTACTTACTATGGAATTTGCACCTTCCTGAATAGCTTTCCAATCAAAATTTTCTGAATCTGGGGATAAACCATGTTCTGAATCTGGTCTCTGTATATCTTTCAAATCAAGTGTCAAGTCTTCTGCTAATATGCCGCTCATGTTTCTGGGACTATGCTTTTCAGTATCACCCTTGAGTCttgaaggctttttcttttttggcattgCAGAACTTATACACTCCTGCAACAGGTCGTCTTCAGAATCAATGCTTAGAGAACTGAGAGAACTGTTTCTCGAGAAACAAACGGGGGTGTCTTCAACGTGAAAGGATTTAGGTGCGTAACCCGATGCCTGAGGTTTACTGGGTTCTCCCTGGGAGTCAGGGGGCTCGGCCTCTTTGAGAGgttcattttctttgttattgttgttttcttggTCAATGTCACTAAGAGAGCTTAGAGAGGAGTTCCGAGAAAAGCACACTGGAGTATTTTCGATAGCAAAATTCTGCAATTTCTCATCAGTTGCTGCCCCTCTGTCTGGTAGGTCTTTGGAGGACTGTGGAAACGTGGGCTGCTTCTGCAGCACGGGTTTAGACTGACCTCGATTTACGGGGTGTTTTGTAACAGCCTGGGTTTTATTAGCGGATTGTTGATTAGAGATTGGTTCTGTGTGGCTGGGGACTTTAGCTTctgagtctttattttctttcccttttcttaattCAGCCTTTTCCCTGGAAAGGTCAACATCATCATCCTCAAAATCTAGAGAACTCAAAGAATCATTTCGTGAAAAACAGTACGGAGTTCCTTCAATGGGCGTGTAGTGATGAGGTGAATCGAAAGTAAAACTTCCTCTGACTCGATCTTCGTTACTTGGTAGCTTATCATTGAAATCCTTGGaattatttttcaagttctgTTTCTTTGAATCTTTGTTGTCTGAGAAAGTTCTTTCagcatttacattatttttcgAGTCTGTGTGTTTTCTTACACGTGTCCTGTATTCGGCGCTCTGTGGTATAGGTTTTACTGGTGAAgtaggtttctttttcttgccatcTAACTGAGTTTTGTTAGTTCCAGATGAAGACACAGACGCCTGCTGGACCTGGTCCATTATCTTCTTCACACGGAAAGGCTTGTGACTTTTTCCTTTGGGCATAGCAGAATTAATGCACTCTGCGAGAATATCCCCCTCTTCTGTTTTACTGTCATCCAGCTCAGGTATAGTCACCGCCGGGGCTTTTCCTCTTTGAGCCTCGTCTGTACTTCTGCCTTCTGTAGGAATGGTATCTCGTTTCTCGAATTCACTTGGCTGCGCCCCGGCTCTAACCCCTTCTCCAGCAGCTAACTCATTTGGAGGAGATTCTATTGTCAGATCGCTTAGAGACGTAGCTGTGGAGAAGTTGATAGGCGTCCCTTCGACACAGTACACCCGCGGCATATCCTCTCCTGGGGTGAAGCTAACATGCTTTTGTGCCTGTAACCTGTTTTGCGAGGGAAGGAGTTTGTAGACGGGGAGTTGACTTGGCTTCCTTGCCACAGGGGGAGGTAATTTTGGAGCAGTCTGGGCTGGTTTTTTGGCTTTGCGTGAAGATTTTGTTGGCATGGCAGAAATAATACACTCTTCAAGTATTTCAATATCATCATCATCTGAGTCGTCTAACAGGTCTTTTTCAGAATCAGTAGGCTTTTCGGGCTCTTTTTCCtggttttcatttgcttcttcaGGCTGCTCAGACTCAGTTTCGTTCCCATTGTCGTTTTCCTGAACTGGAGGCATTATTCTTAATTCCACGTCTTTCTGTATAAATGGCTCATCAAGGCTCAGAGCACTCAGGCTGGAGGAACAAGAAAATCCATCCGGAGTACTTTCTGTGGCAAAATGCAATAGGGTGTCAGCGTCTGGAAGAACCTGGACTCTCTGAACTGCAGCATTCACAGCAGCTTGCTTAGGGCCGCTCTCTCTCTTCTCGGCAGCAGAGGCTTTGTTTTTAGGGACCTCTCGCTTAGTCTGAACTGtctgagggggagggggaggggtttTACTCCTGCTTGGTGGCATGGTTTGTCCTGGGCTATCTGGAAGGTCACTGGGGCTTATAATGCCACTCACCATGCCACTGCAGGGTTCGCTCTGAACAGAGCTGGCAATCGAACGACTCTCAAAACTGTCGAGCGAACTGACTGACGTACACCTGCTAAACATGAGCGGAGTCTCCTGAACATAGTGCTCTGGTGGACTTTTAGGGGTCTGAGCACCACTTTTTGATGGAGATTTGGCCCCTGAAGAAAATTCAACAGCTTTGTGCCTGGTTGACTCTGCAGATAAACCAGAAGCCTGAAGTCTGCTGGATTTGGTTCTGATGTGCGGTGACGCTGCTGGAACCTCACTCACAGCATCTTCTGTTGTCCTTGTCCCactgttttctttgatttctgctctttgtaGGGTATTAGCAGACTCTGCCTCCTGCGGTGCCGGGTCACATCCGATCTCATCTTCAGCTGAGGACAGAGAGGATAGTGAACTGCAACGCGAGAAACAAATTGGGGTGTCCTCTACACAGTACGTCTGTATCGTTTCCTGGTTGATAGAAGGAACTTTGCAGGAGTTGGCTTTTGGGGTCTGGCCATTTCTACTTTGTGCTGAGCTGGGATGGTGCTGAGTCTGCCTCTTGGCGCTGGATGAAGGCGTGGATGTATTCTCACTGCTTGCAGAGAGGTGTTCAGTTTTAGTGCTTTGCCCAGAGGAATTCTTTGAGAATGAAAATGGTGGTTTCTGTGAGGAAGGAATGTCTGTGGcatattttaaactataatcAATGGGCTGATCCACGTGATGTTTTTCTTCATTGTACTTTATGCTATAATTTGTTGGTCTTTCTTCTTCCTCGTGTTGCTCTTCCTCAGAGTAACGTTCACTATAGTTGGTTGGCTTATCGTCTTCATAGTCATCTTCCTGACACAAAGACTGGTTTACGTTTTGATTAATTCCATGATTAGAACCTACTCGATTCGTTTCTGAACCACTGGCTCCTCTTGACCTATATGGGGAAACACATTCCTGCTGTCCAAAATGTGGCTGGAACTTGAGGTGTTTATCATCAGTGCTCTCAGTATATACGGGGTAAGTTGTGCTTTGACTTCTTGATTGTCTTTGCTCACTTTGTTTTATTTCGTCTTCTATTATATGTTTGGGTCTTGCCCATCTTTCATTCTGTGAGGGGCTTTGCCTTCCAGAGTTCAACTGCTCGTCTGAATACTTAAGACTATAATTTATGGGTGTATCTAGCTCTCCATCGTTGTCATCCATATGATTTGCACTATGTATTTTATGGGCTAGGTCAGCTGGATATTGACCATAGCTGCAAAATTTACTTTCGTCATCTTCAGAATAGGATTCAATGGAAGGCTTCATCTGACCTCTTTTGCCATAACCATCACTACTACTGACACTGTTTAAACTATCATTTGAAGATCTCTTGTATTCCAATTTAGCATAAGGCACAGGACACGTCCTGTTTGAATTTTCTGACTTCGTGAAGCtgtatgtgtttgcatgtgtgtgggCAGTCGAGCTTCTTCTTAGTGTGTTCCTCTCATCTGTCCCACAGTGTAACTCAGTGGTAGACCCAGAACTTCTGTCTTCCTGGGAGGTGTGAATGGCTGATACTTCTTCCATGACTTTGGCAATCTGGGCTGCAGTGGTGGAAATCTGCAAACCTCGCTTTGAAGACGTGCCTGGATTTTCCGTTGCTGGGTGGTAGTTGCCTAGGCTAATTCCTCGTTCTCTCTCCAAACTTCTATCTTTTTCAGAACGAGAACTGTCTAAACTTCCTCTTGATGAAGAAGAGCTGGGCAACACTGTAGTATTTAAATATGGTGAAAGGACAGTCATATTTCCAGTATTAAAATTGTCTGACCTATTATCATCATGTCGATTGGTGTCAAAAACATAGTCACCATACAAATTTGGCTTGTGTCGTTGCTTGTTACGATGAGATGCCTTGGGACTTAAATTGTCAATATTGTCAAAAGTTTCTGATAAATGCTGAGCATCTAATTCTGCTTCTAGGGCTTTTTGTTTCCTGACATGAAGAGATGGCAAGCTTGAACCGGGAGACATAATATTGGCATCCTTATACTTTGCAGGTCTATTAGCCATGAGATTCCTTAAAGCTGCGGCACTTCCCATAGCAATCATTTTGTGCTTTGAATGAATGAGGTTCTTGAGCATGCTGACTGCCCCCATGTCCCATAATGCTTCTTGGTCTTTTGGATTTCTTGCTGAGAGATTCCACAAGGTTCCACAGGCATTACTAACTATTGTCAAACTGTGAGATTTCAAGTGTTGTAATAAGGTTTGCAGGCAGTTGTTCTCTCTTAGGATTtgcctgaaataaaaataagagatccAAAATTAAGGTAAAAATCTGCTTATTATAACAAATAAAAGATGAGAGAACAAATTTAAATCTAAAGAGATTATTAATAGGCATAATAAAACTGCACCAAATTATACTACAAATTTCAAGCACTTCACATCTCCCTTTGTTCCTAGTtcatttaatgttaattttttaaaagtactcatATGTCAGGCTGAAAGAAGTAAAAGTGTAATCTATTCTGCATTTCCTATTCCAACCCAAtagcttttcaattttttttcctggggcacttgggtggctcagtcagttgagtatcaactcttgattttggctcaggtcatgatctcagggttttgagatggagCCTTGCGTCAGATTCCCCAGTCAATGAGCAGTCGGCtaggggattctctctctctctctctccccctccctctactgctccctcCCACTCAGCAATGTGCACacgcactctctctaaaataattaaactttaaaataaaatttaaaaaattttttcctgaGCAGATACATTTGCTCTATTGACATAGTGAGAGTTCCTCGATGAATGTGTCATGAACTCTTATGCTGGGCAGGTCACTGTGGTTACTCCGTCTATGGACGGGTGCCACAGGGCTGACTACAAAGACATCCTGGAAGGGATGGCGGAATGGATCGCTTGATATTCACGTAGCCAGGGAGCACACTGTAGGCTCCGACACTGGCAAACTGACTTTTCAGAATAACCTCTATGCTCCTGGATGGATTTTGTGACAATGCCCTCCTCCTTAGAAGTGTGCTCTGCCAAACTGTGTAGTTGTTACTTCCAAAGAAAGGttttgaaaatttaaagataattataaaaataaaggttgAGAGTTAGCAATTTGGGACTTGGAAGAGCTGTAGCTTGTTTAATGCATGGTCAACTTAAGACTAATGATAGAACTTTAGAGGGCTTTAAAACGGATGGGCAACGGTGGACAATGAGCTTTAACATGACAATCTTCTCTCAGCAGCCCAACAGACACCTGAATGCTTACTGAGCTTAAGTGGTCTTTGTATGGCAGAGGGGGCTATAAGGCTTGTTTGTGCATCAAAAACCTCAAGAGAAGATGTTCACATTCTTTACAAGTTTTGTTACTAACAGTAACTCATGGTCTTTCTGAAAATGACAAGCACTAttggataataaataaatatgctgtGAAAATACCCAAACGTATACTTTTttgagggggaggagggacagaggaaggaggagagagacagtctcaagcagactccacacccatcagagcccaatgcggggcaaTACCTCATgagcctgaggtcatgacctgagttgaaaaaACACAGAACCCAAGTTCTGAAAACGTGTGCCGCGTATCTGAGATGCTTTCTTAGGTTTCACAGCCCTAGATGAATGGCTGTTGGCTAAATAATATTAAGATTACTTAATATAATCTccataatataataatgatattaagacactattaagaaaaatgtcaactattgggggtgtctgggtgactcagttggctagatgtctcactcttgattttgtctcaggtcatgatctcagggtgctgggatcaagccctgtgtcaggctccacacttggttgggaatctgcttctctccctctacccctcccctagctctctctcaaaaaaataaataaatcttaaaaaaatattaaactaccGGATCCTCTGGATCATATCCATAGATTGTTTTTTTATAATCCTTATATTCCTTTAAGCCATACTAACATAAACAATGGGATTTCATTCTCTGTAGCATTCGTGACTTTTTCCCCCATTATATGGATTATACCTACCAActatcatttgtttatttctatacATCTTTATACTATAAACTTTTATTAGAATAAGTATACTAACAAGTAAGTTAGGGATTAATAGCTATCTTTTCACTGTAATAAATTTGGTTTAGCACTTGCACAATTACACAAAATAGTGCTTACAACTAGGTCTTCCTGAGGGTATGAATTCTACACTAAttcatttaaaagtaatataaaactCTGTATTTACCTGTGGTCCTCGTTTGTAGCTATCAAGCTGGACACATTCCGTAATATCCCACCTCCACTTTCGATAATGGCTAAAGTATTTGTCTGGCTTCGGTAAGTGAGAGTGCCAACCAGGAACGCAAGTGCACCATCCACAGCACATATATCAGCTTTATTCTCAGTGCAGTGTGCTGACAAATTCCATAAGGCACTCAATACACTTTTGAGGGTTGATTCCTGTTAAGAAACAACATGTGTCATCTAATTAGAGTTGGAATATGCCTCTTACAATTTCTATGCCTACTTCTATTGAGTAAGTTGTTACTGTTAGTATCTCCCCTGCCGCTCACAGGCAACGTATCAGGTGCTCCACatttagaaaaactgaaaaaacacCCAACAGAACTTAAGTTAGTGAGATTCCCCACAGAACAAGCAGGATACTCAATTAATGACTGTTTTGAACTTTATTCTAAGTGTTTAGATGTACACACGTATCTTAAAAAAGCTCATATTAGAATATGAAACATAACTGATGTGCATTCTGAAAAGATAACATTTGCATGAtaatagaaaccagaaaaaaaaacccacccctaCATGCTGATATGGAAAAATGTCTAagacatattattaaataaaaagagcaaGTTGCAGAGCATATGTACAATATTCTGTTTGTATACAAAGCAGACATATATGCTTCTTTGTGGCTGATTCAAAAGTAACAATATAACTTATTACAAAGTAAGCATATTCGAAAAACTCCCAAGTCCTTAACTCCCACAGAAACAAAGTAATTCCAGAAACCAGAACTTCCTTGGCATAAAACATCATAGGTAGTAAACCAGTAATAAACCAGTAAACCGTCAACTTGTAATTGCTACAAAAACCAAACACTGAGTATATAATTAAGGATATCTGGTTAAAACTCGCCAAGATCCTGATGTCAGTTTTTCTTACTATAAATCAACCAAGGAACAAACACTCATTAAAAATCTACTCTGTGACTAGAGGCACTCCAGAGGATACCAATGTGGCAAACTGACACCTGCTAATAATttacttagggggaaaaaaaggcaaaaccatacATATACAAAGGGAAGATTACTgctatttgaatttatttatttattttatttttttgctatttgaatttaatcaaacaaataaaatagttcaTGGAGGAAAGCAGCTCTGTGGAAGATAAGACCTATTGTTGCTCCCGGCATGGAAGTGGGAATCAGCAAGGGAGGACTGAAGAATATAAAGACGACACAGAGGAGAtccaagtccaggtgaggggAGACAGTAAAAGAAGGCCTTGAATGTCAGGGCAAACACTTTGGGCTCAACCCAATAAACAGCTGCTGGGTCCTCTTCatcaaaaaattaagagaatttagGAGAGCAAGTACTATTTATCAGGAGGCAGGGCAGAAGTGCTTTCACCGATGGAGAAATGAGAAGGTTAGGAGCTCAATTTTAGTTACACTGTGGTTGAGGTAGAGATGGGACATTCAGAGTATCCTGAGAACAGAGAAAATAGCAACAGTTTAGCGGTGTGAAGTGAGCTCAACTACAAATGGCCCAGAGATCAGAGGTGAAGGTTTTGTTTCAAAGCTTTATAGTTAGAGGAGATGAGAAATGATTAGAAGTTGCTAAGTATAGGTGgtaaaaacaaaggaaggagTTTCAATAAGGTGTGTGATCCAAAAGTATCAAATATAGGTGTAGGTAGAAAAGAAatcccaaattaatctataaaccTAGATTTGGTTAGAAACAAAATTAGAAGGACCTGAAGGTATGGCCAGTGAAGAAATGGGGCTGGTGACTTGTTCATTGTTTTGGTTGCTACGGAAATGGGAGAAACATTGCAGGAGTTACAAGAAGCAACAGATaagggttgtttgtttgtttccaaaatATTGGGCTTCTTAAAGACAGGGTTGAAACAAAAGAGCCATCTCTATACCCAGTAGAGAAGATACAGAAGACAGGAGTGAGGGACTCACAGCTTTGAGTAAACAGCAATGCTTGGGGCACAGAGTGCACGGAAGGAAAGGTTCTGTGGAGGAGAGTAGGGGCGAGCCCAGTGAGCTTAAAATGAGCAGTGCATTGGGGATTAAACTGTGTTTAATCAGGAGTGGAAAGGTAATTCTGACTCTCCTGCTCATTAGTAGTGAAGCTTAAAAGGAAGAGATGATGAGTTAAAAAGAGAATGTTCTGAATGACTATTGCATTGAATgtagaaaaagaagtcaaaggtAAATTCTAACACTGTTAACCAGAAGCAGGCCCAAACCAGAACCGGATATTTAAATTTCTGCTGAGCCAGTTTTTCCAAGACTGGGCtttccatttacagatgaaaaaaaaatttacagatgaaaaaaaaatttatagatgatgatcttttaaaatactacTCTTCCTTTTAAAGGAGCAGggtatatctttccattcattatGGTCTTCTTTTGCATTTCTCAGTAGGGTAATAAGCCTTTTAATCTAGATTTCTCAATTTGTAGCAACAAGTTTGTATAAAGACCTTTGAGGTCCTTGAAACAAAGTCATGAGCTCTTAGCAAGAGTACAAGTTCTCATGTCTGTTTTCATACAGACACATTAAATCTTtctgaaaatacacacacacttgaTTAGATTAGGGAGTCGTAAAGTGTGGACTCTAGTTTTTTGGCATAATTTTAGTGAGGTATAATTGGAGAACAATAAACCACATTTTTCAAATGTGCAGTACGATCACTTTTGATGTAGGAGTATACCTGGAAACCACTGCTACAATCAAGATAACATTTATTACCCCCAAATTTCCTAGTACCCTCTTGTAATCCACTCCCAGCTCCAGGCAACTGTAGATCTGTTTTCTGTCATTATAGATTATTGCATGTATCggcagttcatttttttaaaagtttttatttttttaaagattttatttatttattcatgagagacagagagagaggcagagacacaggcagagggagaagcaggctccatgcaggggagcctgatgcgggactcgatcctggggccccggggtcatgacctgagccgaaggcagatgctcaaccactgagccaccctggcgtctggatagtccaattttaaaatagccaaatGGTATGCCATTGTGGACCTCCcctaatttgtttatccattcacctgttgatgggcACTGGAATTACTTCTAGTTTTTGGCTATCAAACAGTACTGTTGCAAACATCTGTGCTTAAGACTGTGTGGATACAAGTTTCTGTTTCTCTTAGTTAAATACTTAGGATTGGAATGGCTGGGTTGTGTGCTTAGTATATGCTGAACTTTAAAACACTGCCAAATGTTCTTCAAAGTGGCATACcatcttacattcccaccagcagtgcatgagaatTCCAGCTGTTTAATGTCCTTGACAACACTTGGgtaatcttttacattttaaccaatataatttgtataatggtatctcactgtagttttaacttgtatttccctcatggctaatggtgttgagtatcttttcaagtATCTTGGGCCATTCATCTATCTTCTTTCCTGCAAGAAATACAAGTGTTCTggggtggctgagtggctcagtcggttaaacatctgccttcagctcaggccacgatcttggaatcctgagatggagccccacatcgggaggctgcttcaccctctccctctgctgttccccccacttgtgctctctt
The Canis lupus baileyi chromosome 2, mCanLup2.hap1, whole genome shotgun sequence genome window above contains:
- the APC gene encoding adenomatous polyposis coli protein isoform X7, whose amino-acid sequence is MAAASYDQLLKQVEALKMENSNLRQELEDNSNHLTKLETEASNMKEVLKQLQGSIEDEAMASSGQIDLLERLKELNLDSSNFPGVKLRSKMSLRSYGSREGSVSSRSGECSPVPMGSFPRRGFVNGSRENTGYLEELEKERSLLLADLDKEEKEKDWYYAQLQNLTKRIDSLPLTENFSLQTDMTRRQLEYEARQIRVAMEEQLGTCQDMEKRAQRRVTRIQQIEKDILRIRQLLQSQATEAERSSQSKHEAGSHEAERQNEGQGVGEINMATSGSAQGSTARMDHETASVLSSSSTHSAPRRLTSHLGTKIRAYCETCWEWQEAHEQGMDQDKNPMPAPVEHQICPAVCVLMKLSFDEEHRHAMNELGRKATRGISSQELGQGLSGGLQAIAELLQVDCEMYGLTNDHYSITLRRYAGMALTNLTFGDVANKATLCSMKGCMRALVAQLKSESEDLQQVIASVLRNLSWRADVNSKKTLREVGSVKALMECALEVKKESTLKSVLSALWNLSAHCTENKADICAVDGALAFLVGTLTYRSQTNTLAIIESGGGILRNVSSLIATNEDHRQILRENNCLQTLLQHLKSHSLTIVSNACGTLWNLSARNPKDQEALWDMGAVSMLKNLIHSKHKMIAMGSAAALRNLMANRPAKYKDANIMSPGSSLPSLHVRKQKALEAELDAQHLSETFDNIDNLSPKASHRNKQRHKPNLYGDYVFDTNRHDDNRSDNFNTGNMTVLSPYLNTTVLPSSSSSRGSLDSSRSEKDRSLERERGISLGNYHPATENPGTSSKRGLQISTTAAQIAKVMEEVSAIHTSQEDRSSGSTTELHCGTDERNTLRRSSTAHTHANTYSFTKSENSNRTCPVPYAKLEYKRSSNDSLNSVSSSDGYGKRGQMKPSIESYSEDDESKFCSYGQYPADLAHKIHSANHMDDNDGELDTPINYSLKYSDEQLNSGRQSPSQNERWARPKHIIEDEIKQSEQRQSRSQSTTYPVYTESTDDKHLKFQPHFGQQECVSPYRSRGASGSETNRVGSNHGINQNVNQSLCQEDDYEDDKPTNYSERYSEEEQHEEEERPTNYSIKYNEEKHHVDQPIDYSLKYATDIPSSQKPPFSFSKNSSGQSTKTEHLSASSENTSTPSSSAKRQTQHHPSSAQSRNGQTPKANSCKVPSINQETIQTYCVEDTPICFSRCSSLSSLSSAEDEIGCDPAPQEAESANTLQRAEIKENSGTRTTEDAVSEVPAASPHIRTKSSRLQASGLSAESTRHKAVEFSSGAKSPSKSGAQTPKSPPEHYVQETPLMFSRCTSVSSLDSFESRSIASSVQSEPCSGMVSGIISPSDLPDSPGQTMPPSRSKTPPPPPQTVQTKREVPKNKASAAEKRESGPKQAAVNAAVQRVQVLPDADTLLHFATESTPDGFSCSSSLSALSLDEPFIQKDVELRIMPPVQENDNGNETESEQPEEANENQEKEPEKPTDSEKDLLDDSDDDDIEILEECIISAMPTKSSRKAKKPAQTAPKLPPPVARKPSQLPVYKLLPSQNRLQAQKHVSFTPGEDMPRVYCVEGTPINFSTATSLSDLTIESPPNELAAGEGVRAGAQPSEFEKRDTIPTEGRSTDEAQRGKAPAVTIPELDDSKTEEGDILAECINSAMPKGKSHKPFRVKKIMDQVQQASVSSSGTNKTQLDGKKKKPTSPVKPIPQSAEYRTRVRKHTDSKNNVNAERTFSDNKDSKKQNLKNNSKDFNDKLPSNEDRVRGSFTFDSPHHYTPIEGTPYCFSRNDSLSSLDFEDDDVDLSREKAELRKGKENKDSEAKVPSHTEPISNQQSANKTQAVTKHPVNRGQSKPVLQKQPTFPQSSKDLPDRGAATDEKLQNFAIENTPVCFSRNSSLSSLSDIDQENNNNKENEPLKEAEPPDSQGEPSKPQASGYAPKSFHVEDTPVCFSRNSSLSSLSIDSEDDLLQECISSAMPKKKKPSRLKGDTEKHSPRNMSGILAEDLTLDLKDIQRPDSEHGLSPDSENFDWKAIQEGANSIVSSLHQAAAAACLSRQASSDSDSILSLKSGISLGSPFHLTPDQEEKPFTSNKGPRILKPGEKSTLETKKIESENKGIKGGKKVYKSLITGKIRSNSEVLSQMKQPLQANMPSISRGRTMIHIPGVRNSSSSTSPVSKKGPPLKTPASKSPSEGQTATTSPRGTKPSVKSELSPVTRPAPQPAGANKGPSRSGSRDSTPSRPAQQPLSRPMQSPGRNSISPGRNGISPPNKLSQLPRTSSPSTASTKSSGSGKMSYTSPGRQMSQQNLSKQTGLSKNGSSIPRSESASKGLNQMSNSNGSNKKVELSRMSSTKSSGSESDRSERPVLVRQSTFIKEAPSPTLRRKLEESASFESLSPSSRPDSPTRSQAQTPVLSPSLPDMSLSAHPSIQSGGWRKLPPNLSPTIEYNDGRPAKRHDIARSHSESPSRLPINRSGTWKREHSKHSSSLPRVSTWRRTGSSSSILSASSESSEKAKSEDEKHVNSISGTKQTKENQVSTKGTWRKIKENEISPTNSTSQTTSSGAANGAESKTLIYQMAPAVSKTEDVWVRIEDCPINNPRSGRSPTGNTPPVIDTVLEKGNPNAKDAKDNQGKPSVGNGSGPVRAVGLENRLNSFIQVEAPDQKGTEAKPGPSNPVPAPEANESCAAERTPFSSSSSSKHSSPSGTVAARVTPFNYNPSPRKSSADGTSARPSQIPTPVATATKKRDSKTEGAESGGTQSPKRHSGSYLVTSV